A genomic region of Chelmon rostratus isolate fCheRos1 chromosome 8, fCheRos1.pri, whole genome shotgun sequence contains the following coding sequences:
- the cited4b gene encoding cbp/p300-interacting transactivator 4b, with translation MADHLMMPMNHSSAGASLHGYRMGMNGGLQAGHQQHANQQGMRALPNGQMMHYGGAQANMETAMRQRQGMVGGPMNGQLNGAQMGHHQMTSGNMMYNGQSQQQQHHPQQQHHMHPQQHQQQAQHPQQQQQFMNGGLTSQQLMASMQLQKLNTQYHGHPLGPMGGNHMGPTTQYRMNPAQLANMQHMAGPALALNGMDADMIDEEVLTSLVMELGLDRVQELPELFLGQNEFDFISDFVSKQQPSTVSC, from the coding sequence ATGGCAGACCATCTGATGATGCCCATGAATCACAGCTCAGCGGGCGCCAGTCTCCACGGTTACAGGATGGGCATGAATGGCGGCCTGCAGGCAGGTCACCAGCAGCATGCCAACCAGCAGGGCATGAGGGCGCTGCCCAATGGCCAGATGATGCACTACGGAGGCGCCCAGGCCAACATGGAGACTGCCATGAGGCAGCGGCAGGGCATGGTGGGCGGACCCATGAATGGACAGTTGAACGGGGCCCAGATGGGTCACCACCAGATGACCTCCGGTAACATGATGTATAATGGccagtcccagcagcagcagcatcacccccagcagcagcatcacatgcACCCACAGCAGCACCAGCAACAAGCCCAGCACccgcagcagcaacagcagttcATGAACGGAGGGTTAACGTCCCAGCAGCTCATGGCCagcatgcagctgcagaaactcAACACCCAGTACCACGGACACCCACTGGGGCCCATGGGTGGGAACCACATGGGGCCCACGACCCAGTACCGCATGAACCCGGCCCAGCTGgcaaacatgcagcacatggCTGGGCCGGCCCTGGCCCTGAACGGCATGGACGCGGATATGATTGACGAGGAGGTCCTGACCTCGCTGGTCATGGAGCTGGGCTTGGATCGGGTCCAGGAGCTGCCAGAACTCTTCCTGGGCCAGAATGAGTTTGACTTCATCTCAGACtttgtcagcaaacagcagcccaGCACTGTTAGTTGCTGA